A part of Paenibacillus sp. sptzw28 genomic DNA contains:
- a CDS encoding AraC family transcriptional regulator, whose amino-acid sequence MIHLISCGYNFVHRDGITIDRPSGAGNYAFVFFRSNSEVIVDGRLLTAEKNSYIIFSPATSHLYRELDNPFVNDWFHCEGIEMMEFLQELNLPLDTLIKAIDPLLITRYIRDMHSINRLGGPLREKIIDSDIRSLFMKLSNLLERAVLPDKTSRYFRQFSELRNELYSSPQIHLPVEQIASRVNLSKSYFQHIYKELFGCSVVSDIIQSRLEYAKYLLGNSSLSIAAIAKMCGYENDTHFMRQFKRFTGITPSQFRSQR is encoded by the coding sequence ATGATACATTTGATTAGCTGCGGATATAATTTTGTCCATCGGGACGGGATCACGATCGATCGTCCGTCAGGGGCGGGGAATTATGCCTTTGTCTTTTTCAGAAGCAATTCGGAGGTTATAGTGGACGGGAGGCTGCTCACTGCGGAAAAAAATTCCTACATTATATTCAGCCCGGCAACCTCCCATCTTTACCGGGAACTTGATAACCCGTTCGTCAACGATTGGTTCCATTGTGAAGGCATTGAAATGATGGAATTTCTACAGGAATTGAATCTTCCGCTCGACACGCTCATCAAGGCTATTGATCCGCTTTTGATTACCAGATACATTCGGGATATGCACAGCATTAACAGGCTGGGAGGCCCGCTGCGCGAGAAGATTATTGATTCCGATATTAGATCGCTGTTCATGAAGCTGAGCAATCTTCTCGAAAGAGCAGTCCTCCCTGATAAAACGAGCCGCTACTTCCGTCAGTTCTCCGAGCTCCGCAATGAACTGTACAGCTCGCCCCAAATACATTTGCCGGTAGAACAGATTGCTTCACGCGTCAATTTGAGCAAGTCTTATTTCCAGCATATCTATAAAGAACTATTCGGCTGCTCTGTGGTTTCCGACATTATCCAAAGCAGACTGGAGTACGCCAAGTATCTTCTGGGAAACAGCTCGTTATCGATAGCTGCCATTGCGAAGATGTGCGGATATGAGAACGACACCCATTTTATGCGGCAGTTTAAAAGGTTCACGGGTATTACGCCGAGCCAATTCAGGTCGCAGCGGTAA
- a CDS encoding AAA family ATPase, with protein sequence MLTERPAVILVTGIMASGKSTVAQLLSERFEKSVHLRGDIFRRMIVNNRKEVQPNAGKDEMDQLRLRYRLAAQCADAYYQAGFTVVVQDVVIGPMLNDFISSIQSRPFYVVVLCPDSSVVAKREAARLKKGYGAWTVEGLDNVLRNETPRIGMWVDSSELTPDETVIEILTRLQDEALLR encoded by the coding sequence ATGCTCACAGAACGTCCTGCTGTCATTCTGGTTACAGGAATAATGGCAAGTGGAAAATCTACGGTTGCACAGTTACTTTCCGAACGGTTCGAGAAATCCGTGCATTTACGGGGGGATATCTTCCGGAGAATGATCGTTAATAACCGCAAAGAAGTACAGCCAAATGCGGGAAAAGACGAGATGGATCAATTGCGGCTCAGGTATCGACTGGCCGCACAGTGTGCGGATGCCTATTATCAAGCCGGGTTTACCGTTGTAGTTCAGGATGTTGTAATTGGTCCAATGCTAAACGATTTTATTTCTTCCATTCAAAGTCGCCCCTTCTATGTTGTGGTGCTATGTCCGGACTCGTCAGTCGTCGCAAAGAGGGAAGCAGCCCGTTTAAAAAAAGGATATGGTGCTTGGACCGTAGAGGGGTTGGACAATGTGCTGCGAAATGAAACACCCCGAATCGGGATGTGGGTTGACTCATCGGAATTGACACCTGATGAAACCGTAATCGAAATTTTGACGAGATTGCAGGATGAGGCGCTTCTAAGGTAA